TCTTGTGTTAATCCTTCTACATCACTTGTATGAATAAATTTAAAATTTTCTTCAATGAATACTTCAATCACATATCCTAATCTTGAATCTATTCCATGAAAAACAGGTTTAGAAAATTTTATAATAGTATTCCCAATATTATATTCTTTTCCATCAATATAATCTATTTCTTTAGCTATTTCTTTTATTTTTTTAATAAATTTTTCTGCTCTCCTTTTTTGATTAAAATTGATATTTTCTTTAGGATGTTTAATTAAAACTTCTTTATTATTATAAATATTTAAATCATCCCATAAATTGTGATGGTCATAATGATAATGTGTAATAATTATTATATCTGATTTTTTTGCAAATTTAACAATTTTATTCCAACTATATTCAAGCCTTTTTATTTCAAATGGATGAGGTCTAAGTCCATATCTATAAGGTGCAAGCGATACACCAGGATCAATTATTATATTTACATCTTTTGTTTCAATAAAAGTTGACATGCTTCTAACTCCAATACTTTCAAATGATATTGGTATTATTTGCATTTTATTTACCTAATTATGTTGCAACTCTTTTTCCACATCTAGGACAGAAAATTGCTTCAAATGGTATTCTAGAATTACAATAAGGACAATTTTTAAATTCTGGAAAAGTTCTTTGGATTTCTTTAGCTATTTCTTTCTTTATTTCTTCTTTAGGTAAGAAAGATTCTATTTTTTCTTCTATAGTAGGTACTTTAGCTTCTTCTTTAATTTCCTCCTTTTTTTCTTCAATTACTTCTTCTGGAATTTCTCTAACTTGAATTTTTTCAACCATTACTCCTTCTTCTATTTTCTTTGCAATTTCTTCTTCCTTAGGTTTCTTTAATGATAATGGATAACTAAATCCTATAGTTGATAATAATGCTAAAGAAAGAATAATAATTCTTCCTAAAATAAAACCTTGGAAAGTTTCTGCTTCAGATATTATTCCAATTTCTTCTTCTAAAAATATTTTATTAATTACAAGTAATGAATTAATTGCTAAGGATAAAATTCCACCAATTAATATTGAAATTGAAGCTATTTTAATAGATTTACTTAAAAATGCAATAATTAATCCTGATATAATGCTTCCTGCAAAGATTAAAATTCTACTATAATTAAAATTATAAAAATTTTTATAAATATAGTATCCTATTATTAAAAAGGAGAAAAGCAATATAAAGGATATTAAAGAAGATATTATGATCTTTTTTATAGAAAACATTTTTTATCATCTTTCCCTTTCTTTCTATAATTTAAATATTTTTTTAATATTTAAATTTATTTATTTCATGCTTTTTATATTCCTTCTTTAATATATTTTCCAGAATATACTTTATTTGGAATGCTTTTTAATTCAAAAAATACAATTTGAGCAATTCTAGAATTTTTACGTAAAATAATCCCTTTTTCATTAAAAACATTAAGCAAACCCCTACCTCTTCCATTATATCCAGGATCCCAAATAGCTGTATAAATTGTTGCACCCATTCTAATTAATGTTGATCTAGGATATACTAAAGCCATTAAATTATTTGGAAGATTTATAATTTCATTATAAATAATAAGATATGCTCCTCTACTTAAATTATATAATCCATTTATTGTTTTTATTTCTTCATAATTTGGTAAAATATCTTCTTTAATATTTGAATCATAAATTTCTCCTTTTGAAGATATTAAATATACAGAATTTAGTGTTAAATCAAAACCAGCTGGTTGAATTTGCTTTTCTAAATTAATATAATCTTTAATTAATGGGTTTTCAGACATTATTTTCTTTAATATTTCTTTATCAGATAAACAAGTCATATTTTATCATTCTATTTTTGTGATTTATATAAATTTATTTTCGATATATTAATCCTTAGGGAAATGGATTGGCATCCATTTAAATTCCAGCCATTGTTACTTTCTTATATGATCTATGAGTAAAAAATAAGATGCTTAGCTTTCTCGTTATTTTCTTCTCGCTTATGGCTATTTTTACAGCTTCAATTTTGATATAGTACAGTATTTTGTCTTTTTAGTGTAAGCATAGTTTTATTAATAAGAGAAATCACGAGATAAATACGCTTTTATTATAAGAGAACCTAAACTCCGGCTTTAGCTATGGATTAGCTTACCTAATGTAAGCAG
This genomic window from Nitrososphaerota archaeon contains:
- a CDS encoding MBL fold metallo-hydrolase translates to MQIIPISFESIGVRSMSTFIETKDVNIIIDPGVSLAPYRYGLRPHPFEIKRLEYSWNKIVKFAKKSDIIIITHYHYDHHNLWDDLNIYNNKEVLIKHPKENINFNQKRRAEKFIKKIKEIAKEIDYIDGKEYNIGNTIIKFSKPVFHGIDSRLGYVIEVFIEENFKFIHTSDVEGLTQEEQLSFIIENQPSMIILDGPLSYIPNFLKEDILEKSLNNIINVIYKCPLETLILDHHFLRDIEWRKIAEKIFNIAEELNVKVQTAAQYMKLPLDMLEANRKKLYEEYPKAKYTGRKDKYIIQKFLFNKK
- a CDS encoding zinc ribbon domain-containing protein produces the protein MFSIKKIIISSLISFILLFSFLIIGYYIYKNFYNFNYSRILIFAGSIISGLIIAFLSKSIKIASISILIGGILSLAINSLLVINKIFLEEEIGIISEAETFQGFILGRIIILSLALLSTIGFSYPLSLKKPKEEEIAKKIEEGVMVEKIQVREIPEEVIEEKKEEIKEEAKVPTIEEKIESFLPKEEIKKEIAKEIQRTFPEFKNCPYCNSRIPFEAIFCPRCGKRVAT
- a CDS encoding deoxyuridine 5'-triphosphate nucleotidohydrolase codes for the protein MTCLSDKEILKKIMSENPLIKDYINLEKQIQPAGFDLTLNSVYLISSKGEIYDSNIKEDILPNYEEIKTINGLYNLSRGAYLIIYNEIINLPNNLMALVYPRSTLIRMGATIYTAIWDPGYNGRGRGLLNVFNEKGIILRKNSRIAQIVFFELKSIPNKVYSGKYIKEGI